The window AGCCCTTTCAACAGAGTACGTATTTAACCAAACCACGAATTAAAATTACCCTGTATGTTAGATAAGTGTGCCTTTGATGTACCTGAAGGGAAAGGGACATATTCCATTATCCTGGCACTGGATTACGATACTGACATAACGGTCGGTGCACTCGGAGCAAGGTATTTTCCTGCAGGGC of the ANME-2 cluster archaeon genome contains:
- a CDS encoding DUF123 domain-containing protein, producing MLDKCAFDVPEGKGTYSIILALDYDTDITVGALGARYFPAGHYSYTGSARGTGGFARVIRHLGVAAGNNSTRHWHI